The following coding sequences are from one Chloracidobacterium sp. window:
- a CDS encoding S41 family peptidase — MQQRFNSIFAFTLIFTFVLTGFGQAPSASSRSGNIRSAEQKSTDTPKKVVKVEDIEKDIAEALSLIERNYGGAKALNYNDVMKSSIDSMLHTLDPHSNYFDAKEYEEFRTDQSSRYYGIGATIGDLSDVDGKVIATYIKATFDGAPANRAGLRYGDKIVEVNGTSMLGKPFADVRNFLRGPRGTPAKLVVERLATGKLETVDIVRDAVSQPSIGEYYMIRPGVGYLAMRGGFNQTTYAEFVAATRELRAKGMQQIVIDLRDNGGGLVSQAYRVANSFLKRDQTVFTQKGRIEGVSDQYRADNPTPDRSPVVVLVNRNTASASEILAGALQDHDRALIVGENTFGKGLVQNPFQLDYGSMLLLTIAKYETPAGRLIQRDYSNGNLYDYYTEGGSFRDITADPVKPTGVESRTDAGRVVYSGGGINPDVPIKPDTIEIERARAQQKLVSPIFAFALDLVVGRVKGFESYKVLKPILFDYDITKTDFPVTPALFDTFKSFAETKYKVLPAQLDREREFIERTLRTELVTAAYGSQTSGQVFNEYDDQLLKAIGLMPQAKQLTVDSSKSTAKQQSPTNP, encoded by the coding sequence GTGCAACAAAGATTTAACAGCATATTCGCATTCACGCTGATTTTTACATTTGTCCTGACCGGATTCGGGCAGGCACCGTCGGCATCCTCTCGCTCCGGAAACATAAGGTCCGCTGAGCAAAAGAGCACAGATACACCGAAAAAGGTGGTTAAGGTCGAAGATATCGAAAAGGATATCGCCGAGGCGCTCTCCCTTATCGAACGAAACTACGGTGGAGCAAAAGCACTTAATTACAATGACGTGATGAAGTCATCGATCGATTCGATGCTGCATACCCTCGATCCCCACTCTAATTACTTTGACGCTAAAGAGTATGAGGAGTTTCGGACGGATCAGAGTTCGCGTTACTACGGTATCGGAGCCACGATCGGAGATCTGAGCGACGTTGACGGCAAAGTAATTGCGACGTATATCAAGGCGACTTTTGACGGTGCCCCGGCCAATCGTGCAGGGCTTCGCTACGGTGACAAGATAGTTGAGGTAAACGGCACTTCGATGCTCGGCAAGCCCTTTGCGGACGTTCGCAATTTTCTTCGCGGCCCGCGGGGCACTCCTGCCAAACTTGTGGTTGAGCGTCTTGCGACCGGCAAACTTGAGACTGTCGATATAGTTCGCGATGCGGTATCGCAACCTTCTATCGGTGAGTATTATATGATCCGGCCGGGTGTCGGCTATCTGGCGATGCGGGGCGGATTTAACCAGACCACATATGCCGAATTTGTTGCCGCGACTCGAGAATTGCGTGCCAAGGGAATGCAGCAGATCGTCATCGACCTGCGTGACAATGGCGGCGGCCTCGTTAGTCAGGCGTACCGTGTGGCAAACAGCTTTCTGAAGCGTGACCAGACAGTATTTACTCAAAAGGGCCGTATCGAGGGCGTTTCTGATCAATACCGGGCAGATAATCCTACTCCCGACAGATCGCCGGTAGTAGTGCTTGTCAATCGCAATACGGCCTCGGCGTCCGAGATCCTGGCCGGTGCTTTGCAGGATCACGACCGGGCGTTGATCGTCGGCGAAAATACGTTTGGCAAAGGCTTGGTTCAAAATCCCTTTCAATTGGATTATGGATCGATGCTGTTGCTTACGATCGCTAAGTACGAAACACCGGCCGGGCGGTTGATCCAGCGAGATTATTCCAACGGCAATCTTTACGACTATTACACAGAGGGCGGTAGTTTCCGCGACATCACGGCTGATCCGGTCAAACCGACCGGTGTGGAAAGCCGAACCGACGCAGGCCGAGTCGTCTATAGCGGCGGTGGTATCAATCCGGACGTGCCGATCAAACCTGATACGATCGAGATCGAACGTGCTCGTGCCCAGCAGAAACTAGTTAGCCCGATATTCGCGTTTGCTCTGGATCTGGTGGTTGGCCGAGTCAAAGGCTTTGAGAGCTACAAGGTTCTCAAGCCGATCCTATTTGACTACGACATTACTAAGACCGACTTTCCGGTGACACCGGCATTGTTCGACACCTTCAAATCTTTCGCGGAGACCAAGTATAAGGTTTTGCCGGCACAACTTGACCGTGAACGCGAGTTTATCGAACGAACGCTTAGAACAGAACTAGTGACTGCTGCTTATGGTTCACAGACATCGGGTCAGGTCTTTAACGAATACGACGACCAACTCTTAAAGGCGATCGGATTAATGCCGCAAGCCAAGCAACTGACGGTCGATAGTTCGAAAAGCACTGCCAAGCAGCAGAGTCCCACCAATCCATAA
- the cyoE gene encoding protoheme IX farnesyltransferase, translating to MDTLTAQIEDIRTFSLKEKAAAYFELTKPRIAFLLVLTSAAGFYIGTQGEFPIGLFIHSMIAITILASGVATLNQWFERSLDPKMERTAKRPLPSNRVTPNAALTFGVLNCAVAEAYLFFFVNGLTAFLGLLVIIGYVLLYTPLKTRTTACTAIGAFPGALPPLMGFTAATGEITMIAWALFAIQFFWQFPHFFAIAWMYRVQYRRAGIKMLPAVEPDGRITFRQIVMFTVLLVPVSLAPFFLGIDGIVYLVGAVILGGWFLWASIRSALSKSNQSAKALLLVSVIYLPLLFILMVADKR from the coding sequence ATGGATACTTTAACCGCCCAAATTGAGGATATTAGGACTTTTTCGCTGAAGGAAAAAGCGGCCGCGTACTTTGAATTGACCAAGCCGCGAATCGCGTTTTTGCTTGTACTCACGTCGGCCGCCGGATTCTACATCGGCACGCAAGGCGAGTTTCCGATCGGTCTTTTCATTCACTCGATGATAGCGATCACGATCCTTGCCTCCGGCGTCGCTACGCTTAATCAGTGGTTCGAACGCTCGCTCGACCCGAAGATGGAAAGGACCGCGAAGCGCCCTTTGCCCAGTAATCGTGTGACACCGAATGCAGCACTTACTTTTGGAGTGCTCAATTGCGCGGTAGCTGAGGCGTATCTCTTCTTTTTCGTAAACGGACTGACCGCGTTTCTGGGTCTTTTGGTGATCATCGGCTACGTGCTGCTCTACACGCCGCTCAAGACCAGAACGACCGCGTGTACTGCCATTGGGGCATTTCCGGGGGCATTGCCACCTTTAATGGGCTTTACGGCTGCGACAGGCGAGATCACAATGATCGCCTGGGCACTATTTGCCATTCAATTCTTTTGGCAATTTCCACACTTTTTTGCGATCGCCTGGATGTATCGCGTTCAATATCGCCGTGCCGGAATTAAAATGCTTCCGGCGGTCGAACCTGACGGGCGTATCACATTTCGTCAGATCGTAATGTTTACGGTGCTGCTCGTTCCCGTGAGTCTCGCCCCGTTCTTCCTCGGTATCGACGGCATCGTTTACCTCGTCGGAGCAGTTATCCTCGGCGGTTGGTTTCTGTGGGCGAGTATCCGCTCTGCACTTTCAAAGTCGAACCAATCCGCAAAGGCTCTATTACTTGTTTCGGTGATTTACCTTCCGCTACTATTCATCCTTATGGTTGCGGACAAACGATAG
- a CDS encoding cytochrome c oxidase subunit 3, with protein sequence MKLGTADLIASADEIVGKPVLTLGGGSTSSGNGPSNRGGGGGDGPRPSSDDLAENETPDPTNKFRILTWFLLLIVLMTFGGLIGAYVVIATNNVAEWAPFTLPIQVWVSTALILASSGTYYIAEKAIKANIQERGKRFLLATTVLGGVFIASQLLAWVALSNRGLYMQGNPYVGFFYLLTAVHAVHVLGGITALSAILLRSWYPTSNEVAIRRRIGLAQVVGWYWHFMGLLWIVLFVLLGFWK encoded by the coding sequence ATGAAACTCGGAACTGCAGACCTCATTGCAAGTGCCGACGAAATCGTCGGGAAACCGGTATTGACTCTTGGCGGCGGATCAACTTCGTCGGGCAACGGCCCTAGCAACAGAGGCGGCGGCGGTGGCGATGGGCCGCGTCCATCAAGTGACGACTTGGCCGAGAACGAAACTCCGGATCCGACCAATAAGTTCCGCATCCTTACGTGGTTTCTACTCCTGATCGTTTTGATGACCTTTGGCGGGTTGATCGGTGCTTACGTCGTGATCGCGACCAATAACGTCGCCGAATGGGCTCCATTCACCTTACCGATCCAGGTTTGGGTTAGTACGGCGTTGATCTTGGCCAGCAGCGGCACGTATTATATCGCCGAAAAGGCCATAAAGGCCAACATTCAGGAACGCGGAAAAAGATTTCTACTCGCAACTACGGTCTTAGGCGGTGTATTTATCGCTTCACAACTCTTGGCTTGGGTAGCACTCTCCAATCGCGGCCTGTATATGCAGGGGAATCCATATGTCGGGTTCTTTTACCTTCTGACGGCGGTACACGCTGTTCACGTGCTTGGCGGCATTACCGCCCTATCAGCGATTCTTTTGCGTTCGTGGTATCCGACCTCAAACGAGGTTGCTATCCGGCGGCGGATCGGGTTAGCTCAAGTTGTGGGATGGTATTGGCATTTTATGGGCCTGTTGTGGATCGTGCTTTTTGTTCTGCTCGGATTTTGGAAGTAG
- a CDS encoding M1 family metallopeptidase, translated as MKSLRSLILAAAFTMIAAATAFSQPAGLPSFDRKSNFDMQHYVLRVSFDRDARSIAGDTTVVLKPLNEGFTSFELDAVGMTFQSVKIEQSGTDLKYSNINNLIKITMDRNYGPADTISVRLKYTAKPQKGIYFVNAETDPRRVVHSDQIWTQGEADEARHWFPSFDFPSDKATTEEYITVERDETVIGNGEFLGKTDTAEGKSTWHFKMPVPHSTYLVSFVVGKYVRIDDTAGTVPLAYYVYPGKEDTGRRAFSQTSKMIPVFEGVTGVKFPYNKYDQTIVASFQFGGMENITATTMADTEIFFGDFEFGKDVVTDLVSHELAHSWFGDLVTCRSWAELWLNEGFATYMEAVYREKTNGREDYMRKVRFDAATFLADDSITKRRHGLYNLRAADPAKLFDNASVTYNKGGVVLHMLREQVGTEVFWKAVNNYLNRHKFGSVISTDLKAAMEQASGQDLTWFFDQWVYSSGAPSLSVRPVYSTKAKTLALTVTQTQKPDAIVPAVFRLPLDVSVKMTAGYEKKSIDIHQRIEKFSVKMRAKPQSIEFDPDGKVLAMNVKILPILIVR; from the coding sequence ATGAAGTCTCTTCGCTCACTTATCCTTGCGGCCGCCTTTACAATGATCGCGGCCGCAACCGCTTTTTCGCAGCCTGCCGGCCTTCCAAGTTTTGATCGCAAGTCAAACTTTGACATGCAGCATTACGTTTTACGGGTTTCCTTTGACCGTGACGCGCGGTCGATCGCCGGCGACACGACCGTCGTACTGAAACCGCTCAACGAGGGCTTTACGTCGTTCGAATTGGACGCCGTGGGGATGACCTTTCAATCCGTAAAGATCGAGCAGTCCGGAACCGACCTTAAGTATTCGAACATTAACAACCTCATTAAGATAACGATGGACCGGAATTATGGCCCCGCTGACACGATCAGCGTTCGACTAAAATACACCGCGAAACCGCAAAAGGGCATATATTTTGTAAATGCCGAAACTGACCCGCGGAGAGTCGTGCATTCAGACCAGATATGGACTCAGGGCGAGGCCGACGAGGCGCGGCATTGGTTCCCCTCGTTCGATTTTCCGAGCGATAAGGCCACGACCGAGGAATATATCACGGTCGAACGCGATGAAACAGTGATCGGCAACGGCGAATTTCTCGGCAAGACCGACACGGCAGAGGGCAAATCCACCTGGCACTTCAAAATGCCGGTCCCGCACTCGACGTACTTAGTATCGTTTGTCGTTGGAAAATATGTAAGGATCGACGACACCGCCGGAACCGTTCCGCTCGCCTATTACGTCTATCCCGGCAAGGAGGACACCGGTCGCCGTGCATTCTCGCAAACGTCGAAAATGATCCCGGTCTTTGAGGGCGTAACGGGCGTCAAGTTTCCGTACAACAAGTACGATCAGACGATCGTTGCCTCGTTCCAATTTGGCGGAATGGAGAATATAACGGCGACGACAATGGCCGACACCGAGATATTCTTCGGCGATTTTGAGTTTGGCAAGGACGTCGTCACTGACCTCGTTTCGCACGAATTGGCACATTCTTGGTTCGGCGACCTTGTCACGTGCCGCAGTTGGGCGGAATTGTGGCTAAACGAGGGTTTTGCTACATATATGGAGGCCGTCTATCGCGAGAAGACCAACGGCCGCGAAGACTATATGCGCAAGGTCCGCTTTGACGCAGCAACCTTCCTGGCTGACGACTCGATCACGAAGAGGCGTCACGGACTCTATAATTTGAGAGCCGCCGACCCCGCAAAGCTCTTTGACAACGCATCCGTCACATACAATAAGGGCGGCGTTGTACTGCATATGCTTCGCGAACAGGTCGGCACCGAGGTCTTCTGGAAAGCGGTAAATAATTACCTCAACCGGCACAAATTCGGTTCGGTCATCTCGACGGATCTAAAGGCGGCGATGGAACAGGCGTCGGGGCAAGATCTGACTTGGTTTTTCGATCAATGGGTCTATAGCTCGGGAGCCCCAAGCCTTTCGGTCCGCCCCGTTTACAGCACGAAAGCCAAAACGCTGGCGTTGACGGTTACGCAAACACAAAAGCCGGATGCGATCGTGCCGGCGGTCTTTAGATTGCCGCTCGACGTCTCGGTCAAAATGACCGCGGGTTATGAGAAAAAGTCGATCGATATCCATCAGCGGATCGAGAAGTTTTCTGTAAAGATGCGGGCAAAGCCGCAATCGATCGAGTTTGATCCGGACGGCAAAGTACTGGCAATGAACGTGAAGATCCTGCCCATTCTGATCGTCAGATAG
- a CDS encoding cytochrome c biogenesis protein ResB, whose amino-acid sequence MSVVEDAIEPKPAFKPKSAPIVNRILDFLSSVRFGVVLLCVMVVLSIIGMVVLQQNVQGFDSYYVSLTPAERNVFGALGIFDIYHTWYFNVLLLVLSLNIVLASIDHFPAAWSYIVRPKTTATKPWLLARNVHEEIKIEAASEADAATKIAEILKENGLKATTTVKGGITTVFGESGKWNRIGAYIVHVALLTLFLGHFVALQTGFDADVRMTPGERTDEIQMIQFDLDKKEKFNVKLPFTMECTDIQQTLIDAKGSIDVNNTMDWRTQLLIDDPQYGRMTADVALNAPLNYRGYRFFQAQTIPVGSARKIKVDLTPAGGGAATTIEIDRNGTTQLADGTTVKFDQFLADFTIGPGGKPDTKSGEYNNPAAVLTVTPPGAESVRVFAFSEKLPDNAPINAAKAGYKWRMSGYEKSPLAHILSIKYDPFHGAFIAWYFGGFGLIFALMFVFFFAHKRVWAAITPTEDGKYEVVLAGEANRNQFGFEDKFKKIAAAIGDRAIEQ is encoded by the coding sequence ATGTCAGTTGTCGAAGACGCCATAGAGCCCAAACCGGCCTTTAAGCCCAAATCTGCACCGATCGTAAACCGAATTCTCGATTTTCTGAGCTCGGTACGTTTTGGCGTGGTTCTACTCTGCGTAATGGTGGTCCTGTCGATCATCGGTATGGTAGTCCTGCAACAGAATGTCCAAGGTTTCGACTCGTACTATGTATCGCTTACGCCGGCCGAGAGAAATGTTTTCGGCGCTCTGGGGATTTTCGATATTTATCACACTTGGTATTTCAACGTTCTACTGTTGGTACTTTCGCTAAATATCGTTCTGGCATCTATTGACCACTTCCCCGCTGCTTGGAGCTACATAGTAAGGCCCAAAACGACTGCCACAAAGCCGTGGCTCCTGGCTCGGAACGTCCACGAAGAGATCAAGATCGAGGCTGCGTCTGAGGCCGACGCCGCAACAAAGATCGCCGAAATACTTAAGGAAAACGGTCTAAAAGCTACCACTACCGTAAAGGGCGGAATAACAACGGTGTTCGGCGAAAGTGGCAAGTGGAATCGAATTGGAGCGTATATCGTCCACGTCGCCCTGCTCACGCTCTTTCTAGGACATTTTGTCGCACTTCAAACCGGCTTTGACGCAGATGTCAGAATGACGCCCGGCGAACGCACGGACGAGATCCAAATGATCCAATTTGATCTCGACAAAAAAGAGAAGTTTAACGTCAAACTTCCCTTCACGATGGAATGTACCGACATCCAACAGACGCTGATCGACGCTAAAGGGTCGATCGACGTCAACAATACGATGGACTGGCGCACGCAGTTGCTGATCGACGATCCGCAATATGGCAGAATGACGGCCGACGTCGCCCTGAACGCACCTCTCAATTATCGCGGCTATCGATTTTTTCAGGCACAGACGATCCCGGTCGGCAGTGCCCGAAAGATCAAGGTCGATCTGACGCCGGCGGGCGGCGGTGCTGCGACGACGATCGAAATCGACCGCAACGGAACCACGCAACTCGCCGACGGAACTACGGTCAAATTCGATCAGTTTTTGGCGGATTTTACAATTGGGCCGGGCGGCAAGCCTGACACAAAGAGCGGCGAATACAACAATCCCGCAGCCGTTTTGACCGTCACACCTCCGGGAGCGGAATCGGTCAGGGTCTTTGCGTTCTCGGAGAAGCTGCCGGACAATGCCCCGATCAACGCCGCCAAAGCGGGTTATAAATGGCGAATGAGCGGTTATGAGAAGTCTCCATTGGCCCATATTCTATCGATAAAATACGATCCGTTTCACGGGGCATTTATCGCGTGGTATTTTGGCGGATTTGGGCTGATATTCGCATTGATGTTCGTATTCTTTTTCGCGCATAAGCGCGTCTGGGCGGCGATCACGCCGACCGAAGACGGCAAGTATGAGGTCGTGCTGGCCGGCGAAGCTAATCGGAATCAGTTCGGTTTTGAAGACAAATTCAAAAAGATCGCTGCCGCTATCGGCGACAGGGCGATCGAGCAGTAA
- a CDS encoding M20/M25/M40 family metallo-hydrolase: protein MKILVLLLAAIFPSAAVIAQVAEAKPTPQLYSEQTVRNMREIQRASGLSSYAYDQTRYLSYNIGPRLSGSSQAAKAVEYVANEMRKLGLDVRLQKCLVPHWVRGEERGELVEFSGMAPGTVQRVVLTALGGSVATPAEGITAEVVVVSSFEELAELGREKIQGKIVLFNFKFDSEMQSSGFGGAAYGQAVQFRFGGAIAAARFGAVASLNRSAGGSQNRLAHTGSMGYVEGVTKIPGAAVSYEDAETIASLATAGKVKIHLTLTPQTLPDVESYNVIGDLKGTERPNEIVIVSGHLDSWDLGQGAIDDASGVAVSMSVAKMLKDLKIKPKRTIRVIAWMNEENGGRGSAAYEKEESANIANHFAAIEADLGASHPLGILFTGKPEIQAFLAPISQALLPQGAWQTQLQAGGVGADTAPLTRAGVPTFAPWFNQQTYFNYHHTAADTFDKIDPRQMRELGGVVAVLAYGLANLEQPLPR from the coding sequence ATGAAAATTCTAGTTTTGCTTCTTGCGGCGATATTCCCGTCCGCCGCCGTCATCGCTCAAGTTGCCGAGGCCAAGCCAACGCCGCAGCTTTATTCTGAACAAACGGTGCGAAATATGCGTGAGATCCAGCGAGCTTCGGGCCTTAGCAGCTATGCCTACGATCAAACGAGATATCTTTCATACAATATAGGACCTAGGCTTTCCGGTTCGTCGCAGGCCGCCAAAGCGGTTGAATATGTCGCAAATGAGATGCGAAAACTTGGACTCGACGTTCGCCTACAAAAGTGCCTTGTGCCGCATTGGGTTCGGGGCGAAGAACGTGGCGAACTTGTGGAATTTTCGGGTATGGCTCCGGGGACTGTCCAAAGAGTCGTTTTGACTGCTCTCGGCGGCAGCGTGGCGACGCCGGCCGAAGGTATTACCGCCGAGGTGGTCGTGGTCAGTAGCTTTGAGGAATTGGCAGAGCTTGGCCGTGAAAAGATCCAAGGCAAGATCGTACTATTCAATTTCAAATTTGATTCCGAAATGCAGTCGTCGGGATTCGGCGGGGCAGCGTATGGCCAGGCCGTACAGTTTCGGTTTGGCGGTGCCATCGCGGCGGCACGATTCGGTGCGGTCGCTTCACTCAATCGTTCGGCGGGCGGTTCTCAAAATCGGCTCGCACACACCGGTTCGATGGGATATGTCGAAGGCGTGACTAAGATCCCGGGAGCGGCGGTTTCGTACGAGGATGCCGAGACGATCGCGAGTTTGGCGACGGCCGGCAAAGTTAAAATTCATCTTACGCTCACGCCGCAAACACTGCCTGACGTCGAGAGCTATAACGTCATCGGCGATTTGAAGGGAACTGAGCGTCCGAATGAGATCGTGATCGTTTCCGGCCATCTTGATTCGTGGGACCTCGGTCAGGGCGCGATCGATGACGCATCGGGCGTCGCCGTTTCGATGTCGGTAGCCAAAATGTTAAAGGACCTGAAAATCAAGCCCAAGCGGACGATCCGAGTTATCGCGTGGATGAATGAAGAGAACGGAGGACGCGGTTCGGCGGCATACGAGAAGGAAGAATCGGCGAATATCGCAAATCATTTCGCCGCCATCGAGGCTGATCTCGGGGCATCGCATCCACTAGGTATACTTTTTACCGGTAAGCCCGAGATACAAGCTTTTCTTGCACCGATCTCGCAGGCACTGCTGCCGCAAGGCGCGTGGCAGACTCAATTGCAGGCGGGCGGGGTGGGTGCTGATACTGCCCCATTGACGCGTGCCGGTGTGCCGACCTTTGCACCGTGGTTTAACCAGCAGACTTACTTTAATTATCACCACACTGCGGCCGACACCTTTGACAAGATCGACCCGCGTCAAATGCGTGAGCTAGGCGGCGTTGTGGCGGTACTCGCATATGGACTTGCCAATTTGGAGCAACCGTTGCCGCGATAG
- a CDS encoding DUF420 domain-containing protein codes for MELLGVFPHLNASLNALSGVCLVFGLYFIRSKQIKQHRFCMLAACTVSAVFLASYLTHHALRTYYFGLGPTKFTGEGLIRPIYFTILTSHTILATLVTPFVLWTLRRALQGKFDLHKRIARLVYPVWLYVSVTGVAVYLLLYQFYPDR; via the coding sequence ATGGAATTGTTGGGAGTATTTCCGCACCTTAACGCCTCACTTAACGCACTGTCGGGAGTTTGTCTGGTATTTGGCCTGTATTTCATCCGGTCGAAACAGATCAAACAGCATCGCTTTTGTATGCTCGCAGCGTGTACAGTCTCGGCAGTATTCCTGGCCTCGTACCTGACACATCACGCTCTGCGGACTTACTATTTTGGCCTCGGCCCGACAAAATTTACCGGCGAGGGGCTGATCAGACCCATATATTTTACAATACTGACTTCCCACACGATCTTGGCAACATTGGTTACGCCGTTTGTGCTGTGGACGCTACGACGTGCTCTGCAGGGTAAATTCGACCTGCACAAGCGGATCGCACGTCTCGTGTACCCGGTTTGGCTGTACGTTTCAGTGACCGGTGTCGCGGTTTACCTGCTGCTCTATCAATTTTATCCCGATCGTTAA
- a CDS encoding S9 family peptidase, with amino-acid sequence MKRIFLSVAIVFAVALAANAQRTFSVNDLINLKRVADPQLSPNGQTVAFTIGVVNKDANRTLSQIYTMSADGSGRKQLTNGSASSSGPRWSPDGKRIAFTTGGQIWTMKADGGDKEKVTNISTGAGGPVWSPDGQWIAFGSEVYPECSSDDCNKTEDEKAEKSKVQAKVTDRLLFKHWVEWRNRKRNHVFVVSAKGGSARDLTKGDFDSPPYAAASGVDYTFSPDGSSIVYIRNPDRVEAMSTNSDIFIAKINGDGTAKNITAGMNGYDASPTYTPDGKYLLFRSQKTPTFEADRWRIMRFHPQTGEIVELTGGFGQQVDEFTVSADSKTVYFTAGERGRAPIFSVPVEPDFRLRIATHVKKVADVGFASGLNISPDGRTLVFAWSSMSAPSNIMSIGTDGTALRAMASDNDEAMNAFGLQKPEDVEWKGALNQNIHGFLLKPAKFDASKKYPLIVLIHGGPQGAWSDNWGYRWNPQIFANAGYVVFMPNPRGSTGYGQKFVDDISGDWGGKAFVDIQNGVADISKRPFVDKNNIGAAGASYGGYMVDWLLGHNNDPRFKYKTFVSHAGVYNLESMATATEELWFVNWEFKGMPWENAVNYNRWSPHKFAKNFATPTLVTAGELDYRVPVDQSLQLFTTLQLKNVPSKLIVFPDEGHWILKPQNSEFWYGHVIDWFNTHLK; translated from the coding sequence ATGAAACGCATATTCCTATCGGTCGCTATAGTTTTCGCGGTCGCTCTTGCGGCGAACGCCCAACGGACGTTTTCGGTCAACGATCTGATCAACCTCAAACGTGTTGCAGATCCACAGCTCTCGCCAAATGGCCAAACCGTCGCATTCACCATCGGAGTCGTCAATAAGGACGCTAACCGCACGCTCAGCCAGATCTATACAATGTCTGCTGATGGCAGCGGACGAAAGCAATTGACCAACGGATCGGCGTCGAGTAGCGGCCCACGTTGGTCGCCGGACGGCAAGCGGATCGCATTCACGACCGGCGGTCAGATCTGGACGATGAAGGCCGATGGCGGCGACAAGGAAAAGGTGACCAACATATCGACCGGTGCCGGTGGACCGGTATGGTCGCCCGACGGCCAGTGGATCGCGTTCGGCTCGGAGGTCTATCCGGAGTGCAGTTCTGATGATTGTAATAAGACCGAGGATGAAAAGGCCGAAAAGAGTAAGGTTCAGGCCAAGGTCACTGACCGGCTCTTGTTTAAGCATTGGGTCGAATGGCGTAACCGAAAGCGAAATCACGTATTTGTCGTATCAGCCAAGGGCGGATCGGCACGTGATCTGACCAAGGGCGATTTTGATTCGCCGCCGTATGCCGCCGCTAGCGGAGTCGACTACACCTTTTCGCCTGATGGTTCGAGCATTGTTTACATACGCAACCCTGACCGCGTTGAAGCGATGTCCACCAACAGCGATATTTTTATCGCCAAGATAAACGGTGACGGTACGGCAAAAAATATCACCGCCGGAATGAACGGCTACGATGCATCGCCGACCTATACGCCCGATGGCAAATATCTGTTATTCCGTTCACAAAAGACACCGACATTCGAAGCTGATCGGTGGCGGATAATGCGATTTCATCCGCAAACCGGCGAAATCGTCGAACTGACAGGCGGATTCGGCCAACAAGTGGATGAATTCACCGTTTCTGCCGACAGCAAAACCGTATATTTCACTGCGGGCGAACGCGGTCGAGCACCTATCTTTAGCGTACCGGTCGAACCGGATTTTCGTTTAAGGATCGCGACGCACGTCAAAAAGGTCGCTGACGTCGGTTTTGCAAGCGGACTTAATATCTCACCCGACGGAAGGACGCTCGTCTTTGCGTGGAGTTCGATGAGTGCTCCGAGCAACATTATGAGCATCGGCACCGACGGCACGGCACTGCGGGCGATGGCGAGCGATAATGATGAGGCTATGAATGCCTTCGGCCTCCAAAAGCCGGAAGACGTTGAATGGAAGGGTGCGTTAAACCAGAACATCCACGGATTTTTACTCAAGCCGGCCAAGTTCGACGCATCCAAAAAGTACCCCCTGATCGTGCTGATCCACGGTGGCCCGCAAGGTGCCTGGAGCGACAATTGGGGCTATAGATGGAATCCGCAGATATTTGCCAACGCCGGATATGTCGTATTTATGCCGAACCCCCGCGGTTCGACGGGCTACGGGCAGAAGTTTGTTGATGACATCTCGGGCGACTGGGGTGGAAAGGCGTTCGTCGATATCCAGAACGGCGTCGCGGACATCAGCAAACGTCCATTTGTCGATAAGAATAATATCGGAGCTGCTGGTGCGAGCTATGGCGGATATATGGTCGATTGGCTCCTTGGGCATAATAATGATCCGCGATTTAAGTACAAAACCTTTGTCTCACACGCGGGAGTTTACAATCTCGAAAGTATGGCGACGGCAACCGAGGAATTGTGGTTCGTCAATTGGGAATTTAAGGGTATGCCGTGGGAAAACGCGGTGAACTACAACCGATGGTCGCCGCATAAGTTTGCTAAGAATTTTGCGACACCGACGCTCGTGACCGCCGGCGAACTCGACTATCGGGTACCGGTCGATCAGAGCCTGCAGCTATTTACGACGCTGCAGCTTAAGAATGTACCGTCGAAATTGATCGTGTTTCCTGACGAAGGACATTGGATTTTAAAGCCCCAGAATTCCGAATTTTGGTATGGCCACGTCATCGATTGGTTTAACACGCACTTGAAATAA